A genomic region of Nymphalis io chromosome 3, ilAglIoxx1.1, whole genome shotgun sequence contains the following coding sequences:
- the LOC126781122 gene encoding cytosolic carboxypeptidase 6-like, protein MGSFIDDLEHTTIYLRPRNDSEESDGEGGLGNLNRLIVRPPGHSGKAKRGHLCFDAAFECGNLGRADHITELEYDLFIRPDTCRPRSRFWFNFTVENVKQDQRVIFNIVNLGKENNLFNENMTPLVRSTSRPKWQRIPRRLIFYHRSLVHRGRKILSLAFGFDKEEDVYQFAAAAPYSYSRLQKHLALWEKRAQNFATRESIAQTTQKRRIDLITIGNLTHKDEGKEESTIKGKPSEAKKRVIVVLARVHAGEQPSSYICQGFLDYIASSSEKAKALRNGIVIQAVPMINPDGVFLGNQRSDLLGSDLNRCWNRATSYAHPALIAVNDLIKKITAEKALQLDFIIDIHSDISHEGVFVRGNSYDDVYRFERHAVLPKFLGMRVEAWKAESCLYNADPLAAGSARRSLPTGTVDAYTLLASLGDFKIGRSMAKALCDYYRHVGVIPPREGINIKKKESRRKRRRKRPINERERSPSSSPERRVLVARTLSPPLPAASPPALRALPLRTARYAGLRSKPRKVHVRDTNLPIITGKAVRTPRLAVVDLSAYIRTPAAVCGRRRTGTSAAGVAVRASRPTRSRVRTVTSDEYDTRESDS, encoded by the exons ATGGGCTCATTTATTGACGACCTTGAGCACACCACGATATATTTACGGCCTAGAAATG ACAGCGAAGAAAGTGATGGAGAGGGTGGGCTAGGAAATTTAAATCGCCTTATTGTGCGTCCGCCCGGTCACAGCGGGAAGGCGAAGCGCGGACATCTATGCTTCGATGCAGCCTTCGAATGCGGGAACCTAGGGCGCGCTGATCATATTACCGAGCTCGAGTATGATCTATTCATCAGACCTGACACATGTAGACCTCGCTCACGTTTTTGGTTTAATTTTACGGTTGAAAATGTCAAACAAGATCAG CGCGTTATATTCAATATCGTTAATTTAGGAAAAGAGAACAAcctatttaatgaaaatatgacTCCCTTGGTTCGATCAACTTCTCGACCAAAATG GCAAAGAATACCTCGACGATTAATATTTTACCATCGGTCGCTGGTGCACCGAGGTCGAAAGATACTTAGTCTAGCGTTTGGATTCGATAAAGAAGAAGATGTTTACCAGTTCGCAGCGGCAGCTCCTTATTCATATTCGAGATTGCAGAAACATTTAGCTTTATGGGAAAAGCGAGCTCAGAACTTTGCTACGAGAGAGAGCATTGCACAAACAACA CAAAAGCGTCGAATAGATTTAATTACTATTGGAAATCTCACACATAAAGATGAGGGTAAAGAGGAATCTACAATAAAAGGAAAACCTAGTGAAGCAAAGAAACGTGTCATTGTCGTCTTAGCAAGAGTACACGCCGGAGAACAACCTTCTTCCTATATTTGTCAAG GTTTTTTAGATTACATTGCAAGTTCTTCAGAAAAAGCAAAAGCGTTACGTAATGGAATAGTAATTCag gctGTACCAATGATAAATCCCGATGGTGTCTTCTTAGGAAACCAGCGATCAGACTTGCTTGGTTCAGATCTCAATCGCTGTTGGAACAGAGCTACCAGTTACGCTCACCCTGCTCTTATTGCGGTCAACGatctaataaaaaagattaCAGCTGAGAAA gCTTTGCAGTtggattttattattgatatccACTCCGACATAAGCCATGAAGGTGTTTTTGTACGCGGCAATTCATACGACGACGTATATAG GTTTGAACGTCATGCAGTACTACCAAAATTTCTGGGGATGAGGGTGGAGGCATGGAAGGCAGAATCTTGTTTGTATAATGCAGATCCTTTAGCTGCGGGCAGTGCGCGACGCAGCCTCCCCACTGGCACCGTCGATGCCTACACGCTGTTAGCGTCTTTGGGGG ATTTTAAAATAGGAAGGTCCATGGCAAAGGCTCTATGTGACTATTATCGACACGTAGGAGTGATTCCGCCTCGTGAGGGTATAAACATCAAGAAAAAGGAATCGCGGAGGAAGCGACGACGAAAACGACCAATCAATGAACGAGAAAG ATCTCCCAGCTCATCGCCCGAAAGAAGAGTACTGGTTGCGCGAACGCTATCGCCCCCTTTACCAGCTGCATCTCCGCCTGCACTACGAGCACTTCCTCTACGAACTGCACGATACGCCGGCCTGAGATCCAAGCCACGAAAGGTCCATGTTAGAGACACCAATCTACCCATAATTACcg GCAAGGCTGTTCGTACTCCGAGGCTGGCCGTGGTGGACCTGAGCGCGTACATCCGCACGCCCGCGGCCGTCTGCGGTCGGCGCCGCACTGGCACGAGTGCGGCGGGCGTCGCAGTGCGTGCGTCGCGGCCGACACGCTCTCGCGTACGGACCGTCACGAGCGACGAATACGACACACGCGAATCAGATTCTTAG